Genomic DNA from Desulfuromonas versatilis:
TCCGGGTGTCCTGCATCTGGGTGAACACATTTTCCACCACCACGGTTTCATCCTCGCCGAAAGTCAGGCAGCTGACCGCCGCGAGGAAGAATGCCGCCGGGTTGAACCCGAAGCCGGGCTCGGTGTCGGGGATGATCAACCCCTCCACCTCGACTTCGAGCATGCCGTTGGCCTTCAACTCGCCCTCGGCTTCCTCCAGCACCCAGGGGCGGCCCCCACCGTTGATCTCGCGGATGGGGTTCAGGTCGCCCAGAAACGGTCCGCTCACCCCGACCATGGATTCAAACTCGAGGATTTCCGTGTCATCATTGAACTCGTCGTCCATCTGTGCAAATGCTGCCGGTCCGGCGAATGCCAGACAAAGCAGCATCGTACCTACCCAGAACATCAAGCGTCTCATGATTTTCCTCCTCTCTTCAGCACGTGCCCGGTTGAGGAACGTTCCCAGGCGCATAACCTGCCGGGCAGGCGTCCTGATTCACATTCTACACCCGAAGGGATTTCTAATACAGACCAGGAGAACCCACCGCCGGGAAACAGGTGCGCCATTTTTTTGACTTACCCCCTGCAACCGGCCTCCCAGGGCAGCCAGCAGCCGTCCGCGGGGCGAATTCTGGAAAAATCGCCTACCGCTTTTCAGCAGGTGCAATTCTTGCTTGTCATTGAATACCGTTTCCCCGAATCTAATTCCAATCCCCCGAAGGGGCCCGGCGAGGTGGGCGCGTGGAGCAAAATATCATCATCAAGTTCCTGGACGGCCAGACCATCGAGGCGACGCTGGCCGAGCCGTTGAAATCATCCAGCAGCGACGCCGAGGTGACCCTCAAAGAGAACGGCATCCGTCTCTGCTATTCTCTCTACGACATCTGCTGCATCTATCTGCTGGGCAAGGCCAACTGGTCGATGCCCCCGCAGCCGAACGAGGTCCTCGAGGAGGTGGAAACCACCACCGGCGACTACTACCAGGTGCGCACCCACGGCAACAAGAAATCGCCCAACGGTTTCTACGGGTTCCCCACCGACCGCGACGCCCCCTTCAAAAGCATCTTCTTCTGCACCAACGGCGTGCGCATGCGGCACCAGCAACGGCCGCTCGGCGACATTCTGCAGGAGCAGGGGGCGGTGACCCCCAAGGCCGTCAAGGAGGTGCTCGAAGAACAGAAAAAGCTGCGCGAGAAGAAAGTCGGCGAGATCCTCGCCGAGGCCAACAACCTGCCCCAGGAGGCCGTGGAGAACACCCTTTCGAGCGCCAATCAAAGCGGCAAGATCCCGAAAAACGCGCGCATCGGCGACATCCTCATCGCCGCCGGCCTGGTGACCCGCGAGCAGGTCGAAGAGGCCTTGTCGAGTCAGCAGCAGGGGAAGAAAAAACGGGTCGGCGAACTGCTCATCGACAAGGGGCTGATCACCGAGGACCAGCTGCTCACCGCCCTGGCCACCAAGTTCGGCATGCGCATGGTCGACCTGGAGAAGGTATCCCCCAGTCCCGAAGCGCTCAACGCCATCCCCTTCGAAACCGTCCGCCAGCTCAAGATCCTGCCCCTCGAGGCGCACCGCAACCGCCTGGTGGTAGTCACCTCCCAGCCCACCGACCCCACCATCGGCGACAGCCTGCGCTTTTCCACCAACCGCAGCATCGAACTGGTGGTGGCCAACAGCAAGCAGATCGAAGCGGCGATCCAGAACTACTACGTCAAGAGCGAGGACCAGGTCCAGGACCTGATCAGCGAGATGTCCGACGACATCGTGACGGTGGAGGAGGAGGCCTCCGACGACGCTCGGTTCAGCGAATCGGACTCGCAGATCATCAAACTGGTCAACAAGCTGCTGCTCGAGGCCTACCAGAGAGGGGTTTCGGACATCCACGTCGAACCCGGCATGGGCAAGCAGCCGGTAAGGGTGCGCTACCGCATCGACGGGGTCTGCCAGATCGCCCACCAGATCGCCGCCACCTACCAGAACGCCATCATCTCGCGCATCAAGATCATGGCCAAGCTCGACATCGCCGAGCACCGCAAGCCGCAAAGCGGCAAGATCCTGCTGCGCCAGGAAAGGCGGATGCTCGAATACCGCGTCGAGGTCACCCCCACCGTGGGCGGCAAGGAGGACGCGGTGCTGCGCCTGCTGGCCAACTCCAAGCCGCTGCCGCTGGACAAGATGGGCTTTTCCACCCCCAACCTCAAAGGGTTTCGCGAGATTCTCGCCAAGCCCTACGGCATCATCCTCTGCGTCGGCCCCACCGGCTCGGGCAAGACCACCAGCCTGCACTCGGCCCTGGGGCACATCAACACCGCCGAGCGCAAGATCTGGACCGCGGAGGACCCGGTGGAGATCACCCAGCAGGGGCTGCGCCAGGTGCAGGTCCATCCCAAGATCGGCTTCACCTTCGCCGAGGCGATGCGCTCGTTTCTGCGCGCCGACCCCGACGTGATCATGATCGGCGAAATGCGCGACCCCGAAACGGCCAAGACCGCCATCGAGGCCTCGCTCACCGGCCACCTGGTGTTCAGCACCCTGCACACCAACAGCGCCCCGGAAACCGTCGTGCGGCTCATCGAGATGGGGATGGACCCGTTCAACTTTTCCGAGGCGATGCTCGGCATTCTCGCCCAGCGCCTGACCCGCCGGCTCTGCCCCGACTGCCGCGAGAGCTACCAGCCCAGCCGCGAGGAGTACGACGAGCTGGTGCGCGCCTACGGGGCGCGGCGCTTCATCGAGCACGCCATGCCCGACTACAGCGACGAACTCACCCTGATGCGCAGGGTCGGCTGCCCCAAATGCGACAAATCGGGGTACCGGGGGCGCATCGCCATCCACGAACTGATGCTCGGCAGCGAGGCGATCGGCGACGCGATCAAGAAAAACATGCAGGTCAACCAGCTGCGCACCCTGGCCATCGACGAGGGGATGCGCACCCTGCGCATGGACGGCGTCACCAAGGTGTTCCAGGGGCAAACCGACCTCGAGCAGATCCTGCGCGTCTGCGCCTGAACCCGGCTCCCGACAACCCTTCCCGGCGGCCCCCGTGGGCCTGCCCGCCCCCGGTCCCCTTGCCGGGGGCTTTTTTTTTCGAAAAATTTTTTG
This window encodes:
- a CDS encoding GspE/PulE family protein → MEQNIIIKFLDGQTIEATLAEPLKSSSSDAEVTLKENGIRLCYSLYDICCIYLLGKANWSMPPQPNEVLEEVETTTGDYYQVRTHGNKKSPNGFYGFPTDRDAPFKSIFFCTNGVRMRHQQRPLGDILQEQGAVTPKAVKEVLEEQKKLREKKVGEILAEANNLPQEAVENTLSSANQSGKIPKNARIGDILIAAGLVTREQVEEALSSQQQGKKKRVGELLIDKGLITEDQLLTALATKFGMRMVDLEKVSPSPEALNAIPFETVRQLKILPLEAHRNRLVVVTSQPTDPTIGDSLRFSTNRSIELVVANSKQIEAAIQNYYVKSEDQVQDLISEMSDDIVTVEEEASDDARFSESDSQIIKLVNKLLLEAYQRGVSDIHVEPGMGKQPVRVRYRIDGVCQIAHQIAATYQNAIISRIKIMAKLDIAEHRKPQSGKILLRQERRMLEYRVEVTPTVGGKEDAVLRLLANSKPLPLDKMGFSTPNLKGFREILAKPYGIILCVGPTGSGKTTSLHSALGHINTAERKIWTAEDPVEITQQGLRQVQVHPKIGFTFAEAMRSFLRADPDVIMIGEMRDPETAKTAIEASLTGHLVFSTLHTNSAPETVVRLIEMGMDPFNFSEAMLGILAQRLTRRLCPDCRESYQPSREEYDELVRAYGARRFIEHAMPDYSDELTLMRRVGCPKCDKSGYRGRIAIHELMLGSEAIGDAIKKNMQVNQLRTLAIDEGMRTLRMDGVTKVFQGQTDLEQILRVCA